GACCAGGGAGAAGAAGAGCTATTATATAATTGCCTTTATGCATAAACAATGTCACAACATTAATATCCTATTGGACATCCAGGGTTGCAAGGAATAAAGATTAAGCTCTGATTATTACATTCTGGGAGGTTTAAACTCACTTAGTAATGTTACTTATGGGCAAAATTGGATTTCTAATTAGTTGTGCTCATTTACCCTTTGATGCATGCTTTGAAGGGCTAATGATACTTCATATGTAAATAATATATCCACATGGCCATGGAGGTTGTAACACTTGCTCAGGTTTCTCTTTATTCAGTGTAACTATAGGATTTATATTAAAATTGTAAAGAATTATggttttaacattttttcttataCATTCCTAAGAAGTACTGACCCTTTCTGTAAACTCCCCATAAGCTTTGCTTTAGTGTCTTAAATTTAAAGCTTAGCAGTTATCAGTGATAAagttaacattattttttcagctttgaacTCACTTACTACTTAATGTCATATCTATCTGGAAAAGACACTTGCTATATAATTATTCTAAATTTTCTTGATAGACTTCCTCCTGCAAAGTCCTGAAAATCCCAGTGAAACTCTTGAGTGCTATAACCTCTAATTAAATTCACTTCTTTCAAGATAAACCTCTAGGCAATTATGGGATCAGACCATAAAAAAATACCTTGTTGAGTGTACTAAATATTCTAGGAAACGCTATGGAAAACAAATTATGTACCTATATGTAATGTATATTTCAGAGTGTGTTTTAGCAAACCAATAAACCTCTGTAAACCCAAATCTGAAACCACCTGAGAGCTGGTATTATTCACAGACATATAAGCTCAGAAACTACACACAGAGTGTTGAGGCAATAGAGAAATTATGAACAGTGATTATTATTAGGATGGGAATAGTATTTTCCTCCCTAACTTTCCGTGTATGGAAAAATACTAGCATAACAAGCATGCCTTAGAGTGGGACTGCACACTGGTGCCTGCAGGTGGCGAGCAATGTGTACAATGCAGAGCACTTCCAATCTGTCAGTCCTGCTGATATCACCATCCCACATCAGTTTGCTTTACTAGTTTACTGCTTTATTAAATCTCATGCAGAATTCAAGGTACTGCTGCTTATGTGCTTGTTGCTATTTATTTGATTTGCAGATGAAATTCCTACAGTGGTTGGGATCTTTAGTGCATTTGGCCTTGTCTTCTCTGTCTCCCTCTTTGCTTGGATCTGCTGCCAACGCAAATCTTCCAAGTCCAATAAGACCCCTCCATACAAGTTTGTCCATGTTCTGAAGGGGGTTGATATTTACCCTGAGAATCTCAACAGCAAGAAGAAGTTTGGAGCAGATGATAAAAgtgaagcaaaaaataaatcagcaatGCCAAAGAATTCTCTCCATCTTGACCTGGAGAAGCGAGATCTAAATGGCAATTTCcccaaaacaaccacaaaaatgCAGGGCTTTCCAGATCTTGAAAATTCATCTCCTAAGCACTttgcagaaaggaagaaagattcAGTATCCCCTGATAGCTTAAAATCCATCACTTCCCTGTCATCTGAAGATAAACAAGACAAGCTAggaactctttttttctccttagagtATAACTTTGAGAAAAAAGCGTTTGTAGTGAACATCAAAGAAGCTCATGGGCTGCCAGCAATGGATGAACAGTCAATGACTTCTGATCCTTACATCAAAATGACAATCCTGCCTGAGAAAAAGCACAAGGTGAAAACCAGAGTGCTGAGAAAAACCTTAGATCCAGCTTTCGATGAGACTTTCACATTTTATGGGATCCCCTATAGCCAAATTCAAGACTTAACACTTCACTTCATGGTCTTGAGCTTTGACAGATTTTCCAGAGATGATGTCATTGGAGAAGTCCTCATCCCCCTCGCTGGAATTGAACTCTCAGAAGGAAGGCTGCTAATGGACAGAGAGATCATCAAAAGAAATGTTAGGGTAACATCTTTTTTATTCAAAGTTTGAAAATGTTGTGATAGGGTTAATTGACATTCTCGTGTAATGCTGCTGCCAtcttggaaagaaaagccaaaaagtTCACCATTCAATTCCTAAGATACTTTCCTAATGGCAGTGTGAGGAAGCCATTACACatatacaattaaaaaaaaaaattacagcaagCATGTTGAAAGAAATTGTTAATACCCTaagctctatttttttttttatttatctggTCAAGCTGGTTTGAGTGGACCCATTCCAGTTAGCTCAAGCAGACTCAACCCACACTGATTTgcttttaattgcttttaaatgaaagaataaaaatatttatgtattattCCCTTTCTCCTCTGTCCCCTTTTATATTTGACATAATTCTTTCTTAAATCTTACTGAAATCAATAGAAATGTCAACTGCGTGGGTTGTGTAGCATGTTCTTAAGGAATGTAGGTAGTCTTTATTTAGGGAAGTGGGACCTGCTAGATTCCATAATGATGTTGATGTTGTAGCATGTTCCTGCACGTTGGTGCTGTCTCCACCTTGTCTCTCATGAATTGTAATACAGGCTACAGCTTTACTAAGGGTAGTAAGGGTGAGgccatggacctgctggagttACCAACAAAACTTCCTGACTTTACTGGGACAAAAATATTCCATCCTGTGCTGTCTCAGTTCAGAATGTAAGGGTCATTTACACCCCAGCTGAACCACAGAAATGCACAGGCATTGCACACATGTCTCTTAAGTCCCTTCTAAAGAAGCGGAATGTGTATTGATGTTCAACATGATTGGCTTCAAATGACAAGCATACtgccaaataaaataaatgtctaCTAGGCAACATACCTGTAGCTAATACTGTTACTTTGCAATTCTATCACTATATGGCAACAAATATAAGTATGTCACTGATCTTTTGTTGATAACTTACTGGATTTTTTGATAAATAAGGTACTATCTCCTCTTATTTCCcttgccttttttctccctttgaaaTAAACTACTCCTGCAAATTCAAATCAAACATCATAGAGAAAATCTTTGATCTGTTATTTCATGTATATTATACTGCTTTAAAGAGTGTCAGAGGATAAGATTTCACTGACAGTTTGAATCCTtcctgtttaaaataatttacgaaatattttttctatacTTGTACTAGATCTTTTCTCCCCAGTATATTTTTATGCAATTTGGCTTTGCttaagataattttcttttttaaatgagattttttttctcaggatTTAATTTCTACTCTCCAAAGATAGTGATGACATGTCAACCTATGTTATccatttctaaatttttttatttttgtttagtCTGATAACCAATCATAGGAAAAGTTATATAACTAATATAGAGAAAAACTATATTCACTAATGACAGTATGTAAATCAGAATAACTCCGTATATTATGTCCTTTTACACAGTTTCAGAGCATACACTTCTGTGACATTTCATAACTTTTTAAACTCTGGTTTAAAGCTTGGTCAATATAATTACTTATAAATagttttattccatttttttcctttaatttcctcAGAAATCATCTGGTCGTGGAGAATTACTGGTCTCTCTCTGTTATCAATCTACAACAAACACACTCACTGTCGTTGTTCTAAAAGCCAGGCATCTACCTAAATCTGATGTGTCAGGATTATCAGGTAATGGTTTTAATAATGAATGTGCCCTACGAATATAAAACAGAATGACAAAAGACAGCTGAAATGCAGAATGTTAAAGACTAAAAATATTCCATAAATGCAGAAATGATGTTTCTATTATTTACAGcatattaattttattcataCCTAGGTCAATACTTTATTTTTAGGGTATGTATTTTACAAATTTTTTCTTCAATCACATCAAAAAAAGGTGACATCTGTTAGCAGTGGAAACCAATGAGTTTTATGATTGTCTTGAACAGAACCCATCTGCCATAAGCGTGGGATGTTGTTTGCAGATACCAAAAGCTTTTATTTATGACAAAAAATGAGTTTAGTTGTAGAAAATCAGTATTGAGTGAGATCATCATATGATTTATCTCAGAAGAAAAGCAGCCTCTTACCTCTGTGTTGAATTTGGCCCACTGAGCACTAACATTTTTTTGGCAGGGTGAAAAggtgagctgtgccagtgctgggaggaggctgcagcatgACACACATGCTTTATTGTGAGCCAAACTTGGGGTGCTCTAAGAAGGCTCAGGTTTTATCCTCTCTTCTCCTTGTCTCCTGCCGTTTCTCATTCAGTGGAACCTTGTCTGAAGCCAATTCTTTAATTGCACATAGAAGACACATTAAGGCTATATAATATACTATATAACATAATAACAGTATAAAATTTAATGTCCTATATATAAGAGCCACACAAAAACAAGAGTACACAAAAAAGGGCTGTAGTACCACATCTGCTGCCGCTTATTTATAGAACTTATAGTCTTTCATAGCACTCAATATTATGAAAGAAGCAGAAGAGGAAGTAGTTTTTGGAAACAGTGAATAATTGTCATTGCAGCCAATAATACAGTTTTTGTATTTCTAATACTGCAATTTACCTGGAAAGTGAGCCCACCTTGAATCCAATGCAACAAAGCTGTAGGTAACTCTTACTGAATTCCATCTAAGTCTTCCTTTTGATCTAAATTTTGTTCAtatatcagaaagaaaaaaaagttatatatGTAGCCCAACAATTTACTTGACTAAGAGAAAGGATATATACTTTTAATAAGTATATAACCACAAAGTCTAAAAACACCAAAGTCACAGAAGACAGTTGTTTCATGAAGACCACATGACAGCCAGCTGATCTCAATAGACCTGCATGATGCTTACCCAAGTGGGAAAATAACTTGATAAAAAAGGCCTCCTAGTCACAGCATCAACCTGGATGCCATGTAACATCCATTGTTTACTGCACCTCTTACAAGTAAAGCTGtaaaatttgtttgcttttcctgcaTCTTACAGGAGAGCCTTGCTAGCTATTATGGGAATGCCATTCCAGTATTTCTGCAGACAGCCATGTTAATCTTAATTTATGTTAACATAACATGTTAACATCTTaatttaaacagattttcagtattttctgtttttcaggcCAGGTGCAATAGATATTTGGGTGTCAGTAGCATACTGCAGTCAGTACAGTCATAATTTCCGCTCTGACTTTCCCCTCATCTCAACATTAAtcttgggaaaggaggagggggaagtgGTGTTTCTATGGGATAAAATAAACAATTCCACAATTCAACCTCCTTGAGAAGTAGGGAATTTTTTTATATTGAGAAGCTCTTCTATTTTCCCAATCTCCTTGATTTCTGTGGTCACTGGTCCTGAGTGACTTTCATTAGCCTGATAAAACCAAGTGGAACTCTCTAGCCTTATCTAGTAGTTGGTCAAAGGTAACAGAAAACTTCCTgtaaaaagaaatggaaaccaCTATGAATCCACTGATTGATATTGATTTTGGTGTTTCTAATGCTGGTATGATACATAATAATTTCAAAGTCAGTGAGTGTTTTTCATTAAGCCCTTTTTTGAAATGTTCGTTATGGTGATAGACTATGAAAGTGAAGAGATACTCTTATACACCCCACTTCTGGTAGACTATTTTGAGTTCAAGGAAAAACATAACTTTTGCTCCTCCAACCATTTCAGTCTGATAACTGTGacataaaatgtataaatattgtTCAGTTTAGTATTACTTTTCTAAAAAGACTATTCAGGTTTCTTGATAATTAATTTGGCTGATTGTTTACATAACCTATCACGTTTGACTGGGTTCAGTAGAGAAGATTTTGTACTACATCACTGCACTATTAGAATCTGGAAACAGGCCCACAATTTCACTGAATAAATGCCAAGATAATTGTAGGGGTTGATTTATAAAATGTCTCCTCTGAAAGAATAAATATGGCCATTATTGAAGACGATAGCAAGGGAACCTCATAACAATTAAATGATTATGATGGATGCAAAAACTCAAAGTTGATTGGCAGCAAAAATGgacatttttccttcctataTTCAAGTGTAGTACAACACAGGTGTAAAGACAGATACGCATTCCAACAGTAAACATACCCTTATGTTTAAAATTTAGTGTCAAATTTGTTCAATAACAATTGGTGGCCTCAGTTTAACCAGGTTAATTGACTTCAGTAGAACCTCAGCAGATCTATCACATCCATTCTCTCAGCCCAAGTTTATTCGCTCATttatgaaaattttcttttcataagtTAGATTAGTGATAGGATTATATCCCAACAgaatgtgtgaaaaaaaaatttctgattCACACAAATATGTAATGATACATATTTTTCAGAGACTTTTAGAATTTTGTGCACTTTCACACAGTCTTGGAATGTGGTAGAGGTGTTGGTGGTTTAATGGACTGCAGGACAGGATTTTTCTAATGAAAGAAACACCTGCGTTTGATCACAGTCTAAACTTCACTTCCTGCCTTGAAAACAGTTTGGGTCACCATAAAGGGGCTCATTcagatgcaaagaaaaaagttaaaaattggATTAGATGAATCATCTTTAATAACTTGAGACAACTACTCAGTGCAATGTAATTATATTGGATAATTATGGAATTTACCATAAACTAGATGATCAAACACTGTTCAATAGCTGATTTGTGCTCTTTCTTTTCATTACAGACCCTTATGTCAAAGTGAACCTGTACCATGCTAAGAAGAgaatttctaaaaagaaaacccacGTGAAGAAATGCACCCCCAATGCAGTGTTCAATGAATTGTTTGTTTTTGACATTCCTTGTGAGGGCCTTGATGATATCAGCATTGAATTTCTGGTTTTAGATTCAGATAGGGGCTCAAGGAATGAGGTGATTGGCCGGTTAACCTTGGGATCTTCAGCAGAAGGAACAGGTGGAGAACACTGGAAAGAAATTTGTGAATATCCTAGGAGACAAATTGCCAAATGGCATATGTTATGCGATGGTTAGCAGCTTAGAGAGGGGATGAAACCTAAATAACTATATATATTTCCATAGGCAAGGagcaggtttttttattgttgttttgtttttgttggggtttttttttgctatgtttaattaataataagcttttcactgcattttttttgtttttgtttccccAAAGGGACAGaggctttgaaataaaattggATTGAATTATCAGAACAGAAGGTAACTTAACTTTCACAGTAAATAAtgaaatttctatttcatttaaCTTTAACATTAGTTCAGATTAATCTTCTTCTAGAGTTTAAGTGGCCTGTAAATTTTGAAGCACTGTAAACCTCAAGAAGAGCAAACTACGTTTTGGAAGTGTCGCTTATTAGTGACTCAAATATGGAAGAAGATAACCTTATTACAATATACCCAAAAATGACCCAACCTGTGGCTTATTAGAGAAGGGGATGGATCTATAAAAGCCATGGGGATTAAGGGTGAGTTGGGGGGGAATTCCTTCTGCCCCTCCACCAAAAACCTtcttttatgaaaatttaatctttttttttacatttgggTTACTTATACTTTGATCATCCCAAAGTACAAACatgttttcagcattttctttacATATCATGTTgtataaaactatttttttaagtgtcaAAATATTATATAATTACTTACACTTGGATTTTTTTAGTaagtttatatatataatttgttttattaCAGTGACCAAAATAGATACATACTTCAAACTAATGATCAAATTATCatccatttttttgtttaaagggCTCCTTTACGGGTGACTGTACATGTTACAGTATAGCTAGAATTTAGGGTTAGATATggcttgcatttttttcctcttggtaGGATTACACTTTAAACATTTCAAGCCACACAAAAGAATTTCTGATGAGGTGAGGTAACATACAGGATATTACAATCAATTACTCTTCACCAATTATATTTTAACAATTCACTAGTACTAAAAAAGAGTTGATTTTTTTGATAGTTTCAttaaagaataaacaaaatagtgagacaaagaagaaaaccttATTCTGCTGTTTAACTTCCTATGTTTAATCTCCCGAACTGTAAGAAATGCCATTACAGTCAATACCAACATTAAAACTtcagtgcattttttaaattttgcaggAGAGGAAATCAAATTCCCTTTATAATTTCTCCAATATTATGTAGAAAAAGTACTTGGAAAGTACTTTGATTATATGAATTAATGTACATTACTGACTGTACTGAAAATGGTGGTGGTGAGGGAAAATAACATCCTGATTTCATGTCAGTGTGACACGTCTATTTAAACTTAAATTGTGTCAGGCTGAGGAAATATCAGGTGTAACAATAACAAGTGTATAAATAAAGCATTTAGACCTGTGAAATTTTGTCTTGGTCACATCAGATAGGTTTTTAGGCTGTCAGAACTATAGCACAACTATAACCAGATTATTTCCTAAAGTTTGTGCACTAACTTCTGATAAGAATCGTTTGCAAGTATTAGTCCTACTTCATTTTCAAGTACAATATATATACAGAAGAAGATAGTGATGTTAGTTGTTGACATAAGAAGGGTTAAAAAAGTGGAAAAccattttcagtatttttgcaTATGTCATTTGTCATGTGTAATCCCATTGAAGCAAACAAGACTACTTGGGAATTAAGGTACTGCTCATTGTGAGTAAAGGTAGCAAAATGGGCATGCCAGGTTAGAACAAACCAAACATACATTGAATGTCAACCTACTTTCATTAAACAACAGACCTAGGTCCTACTTAAAACTGTTGGGGATTTGTTGTCTACTTTACCTGTTCTCATATGGCCAAATTATGTTTGCAGGAAAGGacactgaaatatgaaatatgcaAGTAGACAAATAGTTCTGGAAGAATTCCATTGAGGCTCTTCCAGGTTTTGTGTCAGtattttctccagtttttgAGAATGTGTTTGATACAACAGTGTTTATAGATTtctgtaaaaatacattttcaaaataacatAAACATGCTTTTTATGATAATgctaaatgtaaaaatattgcGTATTGTATGTATAAAGGAGAGGAAtttttttgattatttctttAGAAAGCTGATTAACTACTTAAGGGCTAGAGTCTGCCAGCCAAATTCAAACAGAGCTGATCCAAAGCCAccaaatggaaagaaagatgCCCACGGGCTTCAGTGGGGTTTGAAGTGCAATTGCAGAGCAAAACTCTTCTGAGTCAACCCAGAAATGTCACTGAGACCTTGGATACGGGGAAACATTGTTTTATCCAATGGAAACTGGGAGAGTTTAGGTCAGTACAACACAATCAAAGTTGTTACaatttctgaaaaggaaagatcTGAGCTGGAAATGATTGCGTCAAAGAGAGTGGGACATCTTGCAATTATAAAAGAAGGGGGTTTTTGTACGCTGGCCCATAAGTAGTTCATTATCTCTAAAAATCAGATGACAGGCATCATCTGTCTCCAATGAACACAAAATATGACATTAGGGGATAACAATTCATCTTTTTGAATTAATGCTGTGCTGTGATGATCATCTTTCATTTTGCATCCAGCAAGTcgtcattttttttttttttttttttttttttttttttttttttttttatttttatttttatttttatagcagtTTGATGGTCAGTAGTATTTCTACCAACTAAATGGCAGTTTTTGTTGGGGGTAGGGGTTTGGAATGGGAAAGGGAAGCAAAGGCATTTTTATTACATCTTAAAAACCCTGTAAAtaggtgtttgtttgtttgttttcattttaagcaaTTCTTAGTTTGGAAAGTTGAGTAAAGACGACTTGTAACACATTTTAAACCAGAAAGAGGCAGGAGAGCGAATGTAGGCCTGTACTGAGGTGAGAAATTCTGCTGTTTTATAAAGTATTCAATTCTCATTGTGAATATCTTGAACTCTGTTAAGGATACTGTACTGTATtaaacatgtaaaaaaaaaaagatgtttgtCTAAGTAGCTTACAAAAATAATAACTCCTTGAATGGGAGACTATCCATGTCTGGAGATCTGTCGTAACTAAATACCTGATTCGTTATGGTGTTGTAACTTAATAGAAGCTATTCAAGAGGAAGCATGGTGTATGAGATTTTGTAAGTTATTTGTGCTGGTTCTGTATGTTGTGCCGTGTGTGTAAGACAAGAATAAACTGCTGCTTTTGTTCATCCCATCCTAAAATAATGATCACACttatgtatcttttttttttttttcccaagaatttCAGCTATTGTTTGTGTTCATGGTCTACTCTCTCATGCTTCTATCAGAAAGCATTTGACTTGCAGTCTTCCTCGTCTCACAGAGGTGGATGAGATTTGTTCTGACAAATATTACCCAGGCACATCACACGTTCTTTATTCCCAGCTGCTTGCTGATTATGAGTCCTGAATTGTACTCTGCACTCAGGCTAGAGATTGAAACATGGCCCATGACAGAAGTTACGAGTCTTACAGGGACACATATACAGATGCAAACAGGAATGAATTCTAATATATAGGTAGAAGgagcaaaattaaaatcaaattatcCTACTGCCATTCTagtttttttccagaagcaaaatatttaccCTGGCCAATCATGCTGTGCCATTTCCTCATAGACAAGGAAGTCGTGTCAGGCTCCAGCTTGTCAGGTGAGTTTGGAAGCTGAGGTAGTGAAAACATTCATTCAAGTGCTATACACAAATATATTGTGCTCTCTAAAAACATACAAGTATTTACTAGCGCAGAAACAAaagccagggaaggaggaaggcagctgcagctgggataCACTCTGCCATTTAATGACTCCCATTGTGAGTTCCAACACCTGGAAGGGATCCCTGATCTTTGTCGCAGAAATAAATTACAGGATTCACTAGCCAGAGAACATCTTTCACAGTTATAAACTGGTATATTCTCTCTGACAAatctcctgtccccagcagacAGGTATCAAGTGAAAGACTGCTCTACTCTGTCCCATGCAGGcacttcttttctcttccttgtaTTGTAAAGTTCTAAAACAGTGGTGATTCACATTGTTCATATTCCAGACCCACTTCTTCAGGTTGGAGATCAAGAAGATCTTTATGTTTGATCAAGAATGTCATTATGTTTTCCAAATACAATGTAGATGAGCCTTTGGGGGAGTCTCAAAGCTAATGTTCTGATTGCTATTTGTACCTCAAATTGTTGCAACAACCATTGAGAGAGTCTTGCAGATATCCTCCTCTTTACAGGACAAATCTGACACTATTCTGTAAGTCCACTGTTTTTAATGGCATCATGGATAAAAACATACTTAGCATGTGGTAAAAATACATAACCACAGATTGCCATATacaacactttatttttttcctaaaacaagATTCAAATATGGTCTATGTAAGGTGCTACCTTTTTATGTGCTCTCTCCTTCATGATGTCTCATGGAAGTGCTGAACAACAGCACT
This genomic window from Prinia subflava isolate CZ2003 ecotype Zambia chromosome Z, Cam_Psub_1.2, whole genome shotgun sequence contains:
- the SYT4 gene encoding synaptotagmin-4 is translated as MAPIADSRQQFDEIPTVVGIFSAFGLVFSVSLFAWICCQRKSSKSNKTPPYKFVHVLKGVDIYPENLNSKKKFGADDKSEAKNKSAMPKNSLHLDLEKRDLNGNFPKTTTKMQGFPDLENSSPKHFAERKKDSVSPDSLKSITSLSSEDKQDKLGTLFFSLEYNFEKKAFVVNIKEAHGLPAMDEQSMTSDPYIKMTILPEKKHKVKTRVLRKTLDPAFDETFTFYGIPYSQIQDLTLHFMVLSFDRFSRDDVIGEVLIPLAGIELSEGRLLMDREIIKRNVRKSSGRGELLVSLCYQSTTNTLTVVVLKARHLPKSDVSGLSDPYVKVNLYHAKKRISKKKTHVKKCTPNAVFNELFVFDIPCEGLDDISIEFLVLDSDRGSRNEVIGRLTLGSSAEGTGGEHWKEICEYPRRQIAKWHMLCDG